The Thalassophryne amazonica chromosome 20, fThaAma1.1, whole genome shotgun sequence sequence aacGCAGAAAGTTGGTGACGTCACCGCCACGGACCAACATCCTGGCCCGATGGGAAAGTCGAGCTGAATCGTTGTCACCGTGCACTTGTAGTCCTGCACACTGATGATGACTGAGTTGGAGTGAAGTGAATCTTTGGTTACATTTGCCACAGCAGATAGATTTCAGGTCTGTGTGACCTAACATGTGCTGGGTCAAAGATCCTCGATAAACAAAACTTTTACCACAAACTGGACAGCTACAGGGCTCTCTGCCGTGGACCGCCTTATGGCGGTTCAGACTACGAATACTGTGAAAACTGGACCCACAGTCAGAGCAGGGGAACGGTTTGTCTTCAGCCTCAGAGTCCGTGTCAAAGCCCTGATTGCGTTTCATGGTTTTTAAACCAGACTGACGTTCCCTGGTCTCCTTCCAGAAATCACTGCTGTTACTGTCATCACTCTCACCTTCACGAGAACATTCGTCATTGGTATCCTGCCTTAAACAAGTGTCTGATTCTCGGCCTTCCACATCCGTTCTCATGTGTTCAACTGAGCTGCTGATTCGAAGTTCAGCCTCTCTGTTCTCCTCACGGTGATGAAGATGGGAGGACTGTGGTTTCTCTTTATCGCCCCCATTCTTTACAGGGACACCAGTCAAAGAGAACTCCTCATGTTCCTCTTTAATGTGCAGGCCATCTGGCTCCTCCTGGTCCACACTGAAGTTCCAGTCCTGCTGCTCAACAGGAACCACGTCTTTACCCACCGAGAACTGCTGCAGGTCTACAGGGACAATAAAGACAAGGACATGATGAAAATCTACTTCTgtcaaacatgaagaaaaaaagtcccGTCTTTCATCATTGCTACAACCCAAAAAGAATTGCAGCACTGATTCAAAATTGTGTAATTAACAGATCCAAATACCTGAAAACAAATAACATCACATGGTGAGAAATCAGCTAATTTCAGAAGTGACGTTCATGtgtctgggtcctcggcctttgagatccagggacgcctgggaagatcttatggagtcatgaggtcaaaggtcagaggcatATGATGATATCAGGAGAATGAATGTTCAGGTCTGGTGCTTCCTCTCTAACTAGGGGTGTGACAAAACCCATCGTTCAGATCACATCAAGGTTTTTAAGTCATGGTTTGGCTCATTTTTGgatcagcaaaaaataaataaaaaaaagaaacttttacttttaattaaaaaaaaaaaaagagaaaataatgAGCAATGAAAACAGGGAACCAGTGGTCCTAAATGAACACCATGTCTTTAATGTTTTacatatattttaaaataaatacttaTATTGCAATATGAAAATAACTGACAAATAAAACATAGcctttgtcaaaatcatgaaaGTGAAAATACAAGAAATCGAGCAAGCTGATCGAAGTTTATAGCCTcaatctttttaaaaaatatgaggATGTTGACACTGTCTGGTCAGACGGGAACAATAATATTTAATTTCTATCCCTTTTTGGATAATACACACTGATCCAATTTCATCCAGATCAGTGGTTCTGCAGAGCAGATGCTCGGAAAAACTGGGTACGCCGTTTATTTTCCAGAGCTGTGGACTTTATGCCAGGTTTACGGTACACGCACTTCGATAACTGTAtagtaggcatgtgaatctcatcactgacaacgattcaataCACACCTCGATAcgctaccagcgatacgataaaTATAGCGATACAATGCGATTCACCCGTTCCCGAttcaatgcgatttgatatgtatttgatgccgATTCAGTTTGTCACATTGTGATACGATGCGATTAATGatgggtattaataagattttaaatcgatatcgatgccattattgattccgcttatcgatctgattctttatcgattcccttatcaatacctctacaGTTTACGCACTGGCTGTGGTTCACACcagtggacttgctgcttctgaaaaccagcgaagcagagaaccagcgaacagcgggtcgaagcactgcttcattgcttcaagcagactcgctgcagtctgcaattaaagtagagaaataatcattttctcgaTAAACACAAAGAACAACAGCCGTTACGGTGTCCCGAACTGTCCGTGATGCATTCAATATTCCTCGGAAAAAAATCGATACATGCAAGCAGCAAGCGATGCAACACAATTCAACCAGTCAATTGAATCAATGCACTTGCATCgcgcacatttgtatctagatacagatttgtattgattaatctccacatggctACTGCATAGGGAATGAACAGCAGACATTTCATTCCTCAAACCCTTAGGTTTTTGAGAAATCCTGTCCATGTTCAGATCCAGTCATGCACTGAACATGCAGCAAGCTGTTTCTAGTGGAGTGTGAGGCTGTTTTTAAGTTCATGTGAATGCATAGCTGCACTCTTTCCAATCAGTGTGATCTGACTGCAACTGCATTGAAATTTatgcagttatcactttaaaaacaagtcaccatcACACAAAATCACATGAACATGTAAACTTTGCAGTTAGTCCATGGTTCACATGCATGCCAAACCACAGGGGCAGTCCATATGGATCAAATATGATCGGTTTCACCACGAtatcttactgtatagttgtcagacttggactgtAAATAGtgccctaaggtgatgactggatgtctataGTAGAAGAACTCTTTGTTGGATCCTGGGGGACATCTGCAgcaactttgtgtcaaatgaacagttacactGTCCATgaggtgtgtttctctggacataaTCCAGGATACAGGTACgaatggagaaggtcaaggacatgcccatgtttcacctggctgcagcagatagatgactaTTTtggagaagtggggatggacctagtgtcagcctgggtggttgccaaccaggacctgaggcagttctgtggtgtggtggatgcgaaTGTAACATGTTCCCAGACCGGAGCTGACCCGTTCACACATACTTTgccaggaagtgaaacaaacaaaatAGGAATGGGATGACAAGGGGTGATGTGTTAAGTCTCATGTGAAATTCTGTGCTCTGAATCATTTTCAAACTGTGAAAGTCTGTCAATGCAGCAACTGATTGATTAGTCGTCAGTCTGTGCCACAGCACTTTGAAGTTAAGAGTTCATCGCCACCGCAACATTCAATACCACCACCCCCGCCCCCAAACACTTTAAAAAGGTGTCTGTCAAATTCATAACTTTAAATCCAAAGCCTGACTGTGTGAGTCAGTCAGgcttctgtgtgaatcctgtctgTGGTCTGTGTTTGGTTCGACTCAGATGGACACTGATGGTGTCTGAGCTGTGACTGCCACATGAAGCTCTGCTGACAAACACCGCAGCTGAATGGTTTCTCTCTGGTGTGGATCCTCATGTGCTGGTTCACATGTCCCAACTGAGCAAATGGCTTCGCACATAaggagcagctgaatggtttCTCTCTGGTGTGAACTCTCTGGTGTACAATCAAACAGTGTTTGCGCTGAAAACGTTTCCCACAGTGTGAGCATTTGTGATGCAGAAAGTtgctgacgtcaccaacaggGACCAACATCCAAGCCTGATGGAGAAGTCGATCTGGATCAGTGTCACCTTGCGCTTGTGGTCCTGTACACTCATGATGTTTGAGGAGTTGGAGTGAAGTGAATCTTTGGTCACATTTGCCACAGCTGAAAGATTTCAGGTTTGTGTGACACAACATGTGCTGGGTCAGAGATCCTGGATAAATAAAACTTTTACCACAAACTAGACAGCTACAGCGCCCTCTCCTGTGGGCCACCTTATGCCGATTCAGACTACGAACACTGTGAAAACTGGACCCACAGTCAGAGCAGAGGAATGATTTCTCTTCTGTTACAGAATCCAAGTCAAAGACCTCATCCTGTCTCATGGTTTTTAAACCGGACTGACGTTCCCTGGTCTCCTTCCAGAAATCACTGCTGTTACTGTCATCACGCTCACCTTCACGAGAACCCTCGTCATCAGTATCCTGCCTTAAACAAGTGTCTTCTTCTGGGTCGTCCTCTTCCATTTTCAAGTATTCAGTTGAGCCGCTGGTTCGAGGGTCATCCTCTCTGTTCTCCTCAGTGTGTCGAAGATGGGAGGACTGTGGTTTCTCTTTATCGCCAACATTCTTTCCAGGGACACCAGTCAAAGAGAACTCGTCATGTTCCTCTTTAATGTGCAGGGCATCTGGGTCCTCCTGGTCCACAATGAAGTTCCAGTCCTGCTGCTCAACAGGAACCACGTCTTTACCCACAGAGAACTGCTGCGGGTCTACAAGGACAATAAAGACAAGGACATAATGATAATCTGCTTCTGTCAACCATGAAAAAAATTATCCTGATTTCCATTATCGCAACAACCTAAAATGCACTGCAGcagcttcttctttcggctgccccCATTAGGGGTTACCACTGCAAGTCAACcatttccatttcaccctgtcctctggatCTTcccctgtcacaccaaccacctgcctgTCCTTCCTGCCATTTCCAtaagcctcctctttggcctcccttatGCCTGGTGGctgcatcctcagcatccttcaccCTATATACCCTTATATTTGTAACcgtctgaactgtttgcatgactgcagctttcagttgttcagccaatcaatggacgtatttcgacttgcatcagggctggtatgatttaaatcagcCAATTAAGTCcatcatcagaatcagaatcaaatttattgccaagttagttctcacatacaaggaatttgatctggtgtcatctcCTCCTACAGCACCATCTGGTTCGCTGCTGCCACTAAGGACAGGTGCCGACTGCGgcgtatcatccatgcagcagagaaggtgatcgactgcaatctaccatctctacaggacctgtacacctccagggccctgaagcGAGCAAATAAGATACTGGCCAATACCTCTCACCCAGGGCACAGACTTTTTGTTACCGTTCCCTCTGGCAggcggctgaggtccatcaggaccaaaacttcaagacacaaaaacagcttctttccatccgcagttagacttataaataatgccagaaacCCCATTTGCTCTGCCttccccccactcccacaaagtacagattgatcatccctacACTGAaatgtactgtacatctgcatgcctttgcacagccccattccactatgtttatttgacagtgaacataattttgcctatttgactcctttacttcttacagaagtatttttccttttcttttattggtgtttatgcaccaatgacaacaGATCAAATTCACTGTATGTGAGATGTTACTTGGCAAATTCAATTCTGAAATCATGATTTAAATCACTgtaaaaatcactttttttttagaaatcagtATTTAAAATATCACCGAAAAATGAATTCAGTACCATTCGTTAATGGTACTTGTACatgtatgtgcacctttatgttttaacatgtcaataaagattaTAACTAATGATATTATTCTACAGTCTAATTTAGAAGagcgaaataaataaatataatgcaatgctaaaataccctcagccatatgagccttgtgttctttataatttgcagttgtttaattaattattaagatcctgttgtcttacatatagtgtgtacatgttcaatgaagcccctctattaatcagtcaatcaaaaacaatatttatgttttaacagcacctgcaggaggtgtgtgtgtgtgtacatgagcttttgaaaaaagcgtaagttatgcaaatcaaggaatatttgtagatttccctctgtgcatttgctggtactaatgagacaaatttaactccacaggaagCTGGCTTTGAGTTTGTGGAAGTTAGCGTGCAGGCGAATGCCGCAAAAtgtgttatcaagttacaaaaagagcattttcagttttagaagtgcttatttctcgctagctttcacataatatatgacaaagaggatatatttacacacaaacaaaacagagttttgcagctagctaccagcctgtggcgTCACCATGTAACATCCGCAAAATAAGTCCAGAggcgttattaggttccaaaaacggtgttttcggttttagaagggcttattcttgctagcttttacataatatatgagagcaTGCATATAACACAAAAGCAAAGCggtttgaagagaccagccactgacgtcatggtgcagctctacaaCTGATTGGCGGTcatcccccgccactcaaaataaagcagaacagattcaaaagaatgtgactttttaaactcttaaaatgtcaaGGTCagcaatctttgaacttgtccaaggtctgtgtcacaagaatgctccctgtgaatttgaagactgtggcagtaacagaACTGGATTTATTCtgtacagacggacggacggacgccatgccttcgcaatacccgatggccatatgttggcctcggggaaaaatgaaaaaagttgatttaaatcaataaaagacgattaaaaaaaaaaaaaaaatctttatagaACCTTTatagaaaaaaaagttttctttACCACCAATCCCACAACTTACCTACAATTATGGCCCGTGTATGCAGGATGTATGAGACATACGCTGGCATGCATTGAAATATTGTACCTGCCCCAAATGTTTCAACGTGCTTCAATGCGCTCTTaaccttatacaaaacttacccataacttattagatgcacacctgcatatgccagatcttttaatacggtcagcatatgctggcaaaatcgtcaaggtgtgtcaGGGGTGATACACACCCCCAGACTAAGGAAATAAGCATGAAGCCTCAGTGCTTACACCACATATCCCAGACACAGCCTGTTTCAATGTCTCCACTCTGGGAGGTGCTACATAGACTACAAGAACAGCTTCTCTCAAGACTGTCACCCTGATTAACACCCTTTCAAAGCAAATCACTGTTGATAACACAAaaagcacatgtacataagtttaACTCAATAGCTACGAGAGGTTCTCCAAatcttgcattctgagaaacccacatttctcagcattgcacccagtgagtcaaaacttcccacattctggagaaatgttggtttctcataatgcaaaagatggagaaccacaccctacgttTTAGGACTCAGGCTCAAAACCTCCCAATCACCCCTCGTATTTATACTTCTGTAACACCTCCTGCACAAACATGCAGAACAGCTGACCTACACACACCTCACTGTTGTACTTGTTATCTTTTACACAACATCCTACTTAACGTTTACCATGTAAGGACTATGAGCGCTCCCCCGTGCCAGAGTTGTATATTTGCAAAAGGCTAAAAAAAGTATAACTCTGTATCAACATCACTGCTGTTCTAACGTATCTTACATTGGCTTGAGTGTGCGTGTATCTAAGGATTTGAAtacctattttttttaaatctcattttGTATGCTTGTTCCATTCTACCATTGTAGTCCTTATTTTCAATGTGGCTGTTTTGATGTTTTCCCTTGCTTGTCTTGTAAATTTCAATAAAGTTTGATACAAAAAAAAGTTGTATAGTCTCCATTTTCACATGCGCAAAAAAACGAAAGGTTTCTTCTGGTATAgtgaaggtatagtttggactatctgtgactgaatgttctggagttatggggtaaaaacagcaagaatggtgacaaaggtcagtttcagtttgtacaggggtcaaaagttaaagttgctccagttttggtaaaacgtggtgcaaattattggttgaagtaataggattaacaaatggaatagttctgactgtgctgaatgtttggtctccaaagtaaaggtcaaacaatgtcgacgtccattggattctatgacatatgacatatgttaccccgtaacatgataactaagcatgatacatggtgcaaactattcctttttaaaatcctactaactcaatgaataatttgcatcatgttttaccgtaactttaacttttgacccctgtacaaactgaaactgacaactcagccacatggggtgtgcagccaggacattctgagtgccggtcccaagcccggataaatgaggagggttgcgtcaggaagggcagccggtgtaaaacaagccaacaccactatgcagactaagaatcgaatttccataccggatcggtcgcggcccgggttaacaacgtccgccaccggtgctgttgcccaacagggtgccagtggaaattgggctactgctgggcgaagacaacaaagaagaggaggagaacgtttccacaaacagcgagagaagaagaaaactagaagggtggaaatgagagtggggacttgaatgttggtagtatgactggtaaagggagagagctggctgatatgatggagaggagaaaggtagacatattgtgcgtgcaagaaaccaagtggaagggaagtaagagcaggagcatcggcagtgggtacaagttgttgtgccacagtgaggacaggaagagaaatggtgttggggtcattttaaaggaacagtatgttaaaagtgtgttggaggttaagcgagtgtctgacagggtgatgagtgtgaagttggaaattgaaggggtgacgatgaatatcatcagtgcatatgccccacaggtaggttgtgagatgaaggagaaagaagatttctggactgtgttagatgaggtggtggagtgtgcccaagcatgaaagagtggtgataggagcggacttcaatgggcatgttggtgaagggacagAAGTGATGAGGAAGCAATACGTCGATCTGGTATCAAGgctaggaatggggaaggacagatggtagttgattttgcaaaaaggatggaaatggctatggtgaatatctactttaagaaaagggagagcacaagtaacataagagtggaggaaggtgcacataggtggactacattctttataggagatgcaaactaAACGACagcgttagacagcataggatggttgtttgtaggatgacttagaggtaaagaagaagagagagtgagagtcaacaaaggatcagatggtggaagttgaaggaggaagacgtgtgaaatttagcgagcaggtgagcaaagcactggttggagaggaagcaattttggacaactggaaaagtactgcagatgtggtgagggaaacaggtaggacagtactgggtatgacatctagggctgtcacgatcaagaatttctggagacgat is a genomic window containing:
- the LOC117501388 gene encoding zinc finger and SCAN domain-containing protein 31-like isoform X3, whose amino-acid sequence is MSRCKVLNVVLKDEVEQQREDPQQFSVSKDMIPVEQQDWNFSVDQEEPGGLHIKEEHEEFPLTGVPVKNGGSEEKPQSSHLHHTEENREVDPRTSSSIEHMKIEEEGPEADKCLRQDIDDEGSREDPQQFSVGKDVVPVEQQDWNFIVDQEDPDALHIKEEHDEFSLTGVPGKNVGDKEKPQSSHLRHTEENREDDPRTSGSTEYLKMEEDDPEEDTCLRQDTDDEGSREDLQQFSVGKDVVPVEQQDWNFSVDQEEPDGLHIKEEHEEFSLTGVPVKNGGDKEKPQSSHLHHREENREAELRISSSVEHMRTDVEGRESDTCLRQDTNDECSREGESDDSNSSDFWKETRERQSGLKTMKRNQGFDTDSEAEDKPFPCSDCGSSFHSIRSLNRHKAVHGREPCSCPVCGKSFVYRGSLTQHMLGHTDLKSICCGKCNQRFTSLQLSHHQCAGLQVHGDNDSARLSHRARMLVRGGDVTNFLRYSCSHCGKHFERKHTMIVHQRVHTRGKPFRCSFCPRRFGRLVNMKQHMRIHQRKKPCSQFQSSE
- the LOC117501388 gene encoding zinc finger protein 287-like isoform X5 — encoded protein: MSHCKVLNVVLKDEVAQRTKDPQQFSVGKDVVPVEQQDWNFIVDQEDPDALHIKEEHDEFSLTGVPGKNVGDKEKPQSSHLRHTEENREDDPRTSGSTEYLKMEEDDPEEDTCLRQDTDDEGSREDLQQFSVGKDVVPVEQQDWNFSVDQEEPDGLHIKEEHEEFSLTGVPVKNGGDKEKPQSSHLHHREENREAELRISSSVEHMRTDVEGRESDTCLRQDTNDECSREGESDDSNSSDFWKETRERQSGLKTMKRNQGFDTDSEAEDKPFPCSDCGSSFHSIRSLNRHKAVHGREPCSCPVCGKSFVYRGSLTQHMLGHTDLKSICCGKCNQRFTSLQLSHHQCAGLQVHGDNDSARLSHRARMLVRGGDVTNFLRYSCSHCGKHFERKHTMIVHQRVHTRGKPFRCSFCPRRFGRLVNMKQHMRIHQRKKPFAGQTPSLPNRVFTAPIEPHTDNQQDSHLFLVSECMTK
- the LOC117501388 gene encoding zinc finger protein 287-like isoform X2, with product MSSRKVLNVVTRDEVTPRREDLQFLVGKDVVPVEQQDWNFSVDQEEPGGLHIKEEHEEFPLTGVPVKNGGSEEKPQSSHLHHTEENREVDPRTSSSIEHMKIEEEGPEADKCLRQDIDDEGSREDPQQFSVGKDVVPVEQQDWNFIVDQEDPDALHIKEEHDEFSLTGVPGKNVGDKEKPQSSHLRHTEENREDDPRTSGSTEYLKMEEDDPEEDTCLRQDTDDEGSREDLQQFSVGKDVVPVEQQDWNFSVDQEEPDGLHIKEEHEEFSLTGVPVKNGGDKEKPQSSHLHHREENREAELRISSSVEHMRTDVEGRESDTCLRQDTNDECSREGESDDSNSSDFWKETRERQSGLKTMKRNQGFDTDSEAEDKPFPCSDCGSSFHSIRSLNRHKAVHGREPCSCPVCGKSFVYRGSLTQHMLGHTDLKSICCGKCNQRFTSLQLSHHQCAGLQVHGDNDSARLSHRARMLVRGGDVTNFLRYSCSHCGKHFERKHTMIVHQRVHTRGKPFRCSFCPRRFGRLVNMKQHMRIHQRKKPFAGQTPSLPNRVFTAPIEPHTDNQQDSHLFLVSECMTK
- the LOC117501388 gene encoding zinc finger protein 287-like isoform X6, giving the protein MSSRKVLNVVTRDEVTPRREDPQQFSVGKDVVPVEQQDWNFIVDQEDPDALHIKEEHDEFSLTGVPGKNVGDKEKPQSSHLRHTEENREDDPRTSGSTEYLKMEEDDPEEDTCLRQDTDDEGSREDLQQFSVGKDVVPVEQQDWNFSVDQEEPDGLHIKEEHEEFSLTGVPVKNGGDKEKPQSSHLHHREENREAELRISSSVEHMRTDVEGRESDTCLRQDTNDECSREGESDDSNSSDFWKETRERQSGLKTMKRNQGFDTDSEAEDKPFPCSDCGSSFHSIRSLNRHKAVHGREPCSCPVCGKSFVYRGSLTQHMLGHTDLKSICCGKCNQRFTSLQLSHHQCAGLQVHGDNDSARLSHRARMLVRGGDVTNFLRYSCSHCGKHFERKHTMIVHQRVHTRGKPFRCSFCPRRFGRLVNMKQHMRIHQRKKPFAGQTPSLPNRVFTAPIEPHTDNQQDSHLFLVSECMTK
- the LOC117501388 gene encoding zinc finger protein 418-like isoform X4, coding for MSRCKVLNVVLKDEVEQQREDPQQFSVSKDMIPVEQQDWNFSVDQEEPGGLHIKEEHEEFPLTGVPVKNGGSEEKPQSSHLHHTEENREVDPRTSSSIEHMKIEEEGPEADKCLRQDIDDEGSREDPQQFSVGKDVVPVEQQDWNFIVDQEDPDALHIKEEHDEFSLTGVPGKNVGDKEKPQSSHLRHTEENREDDPRTSGSTEYLKMEEDDPEEDTCLRQDTDDEGSREGERDDSNSSDFWKETRERQSGLKTMRQDEVFDLDSVTEEKSFLCSDCGSSFHSVRSLNRHKVAHRRGRCSCLVCGKSFIYPGSLTQHMLCHTNLKSFSCGKCDQRFTSLQLLKHHECTGPQAQGDTDPDRLLHQAWMLVPVGDVSNFLHHKCSHCGKRFQRKHCLIVHQRVHTREKPFSCSLCAKPFAQLGHVNQHMRIHTREKPFSCGVCQQSFMWQSQLRHHQCPSESNQTQTTDRIHTEA
- the LOC117501388 gene encoding zinc finger protein 287-like isoform X1; its protein translation is MSRCKVLNVVLKDEVEQQREDPQQFSVSKDMIPVEQQDWNFSVDQEEPGGLHIKEEHEEFPLTGVPVKNGGSEEKPQSSHLHHTEENREVDPRTSSSIEHMKIEEEGPEADKCLRQDIDDEGSREDPQQFSVGKDVVPVEQQDWNFIVDQEDPDALHIKEEHDEFSLTGVPGKNVGDKEKPQSSHLRHTEENREDDPRTSGSTEYLKMEEDDPEEDTCLRQDTDDEGSREDLQQFSVGKDVVPVEQQDWNFSVDQEEPDGLHIKEEHEEFSLTGVPVKNGGDKEKPQSSHLHHREENREAELRISSSVEHMRTDVEGRESDTCLRQDTNDECSREGESDDSNSSDFWKETRERQSGLKTMKRNQGFDTDSEAEDKPFPCSDCGSSFHSIRSLNRHKAVHGREPCSCPVCGKSFVYRGSLTQHMLGHTDLKSICCGKCNQRFTSLQLSHHQCAGLQVHGDNDSARLSHRARMLVRGGDVTNFLRYSCSHCGKHFERKHTMIVHQRVHTRGKPFRCSFCPRRFGRLVNMKQHMRIHQRKKPFAGQTPSLPNRVFTAPIEPHTDNQQDSHLFLVSECMTK